The Alistipes megaguti sequence GTCGCAAGATGCACGAAGACCCCGGCGTCCCCAATTACGGCGCACGCGGCAGAGGCCCCCTTCTGCGAGAGGGAATGGTCATCTGCATCGAACCGATGATCACGCTTGGCAACAAGGCCGTGGTATTCGAACGGGATGGCTGGACGGTCCGCACGCGCGACCGCAAACCGGCGGCTCACTACGAGTTTGCCGTTGCGATCCGCAAGTCGGGCCCCGACGTTCTGACGGACTTCCGTATCATCGAACAGGCAATTAACAACTGAAACTCTATGGCAAAACAAGCTGCTATCGAACGCGACGGCACGATTATCGAAGCCCTTTCGAATGCGATGTTCCGCGTCGAGCTGGACAACGGCCATGTGCTGACCGCGCATATCTCCGGAAAGATGCGCATGCACTACATCAAGATCCTTCCCGGGGATAAAGTTAAAGTGGAGATGACGCCCTACGACCTTACAAAGGGGCGGATTTCCTTCCGGTACAAATAATTAGATCGCTTGAAAAATGAAAGTTAAAGCATCCATCAAGAAGAGAAGCGAGGATTGCAAGATTGTAAAGCGTAAGGGCAAACTGTACGTCATTTGCAAGAAGAATCCCAAGTTTAAAATGCGCCAGGGTTAGTTTAATCAGTTAAAAAAGACAAAATTTCAATATGGCACGTATTGTCGGTGTAGATTTACCGAAAAACAAAAGAGGCGAGATCGGCCTGACCTATATCTACGGTATCGGTCGTTCTACGGCTCGCAAGATTCTCGACGCCGCAGGCATCAGCTACGACGTCAAAGTACAGGATTGGACCGACGACCAGGTCGGCGCCATCCGTTCGCAGATCGCCGAGATGGGGATCAAGGTCGAGGGCGAGTGCCGCTCGATGGTTCAGTTGAACATCAAGCGCCTGATGGATATCGGCTGCTATCGCGGCATCCGTCACCGTCTGGGCCTTCCGGTCCGCGGCCAGTCGACCAAGAACAACGCGCGTACCCGCAAGGGCCGCAAGAAGACCGTCGCAAACAAGAAAAAGGCAACGAAGTAATCTTTAGAGAATTATGGCAAAGAAAACTGGAACAGTCAAGAAGAAGGTTGTTAAGGTTGGTGCCGTGGGTAACGCCTACGTACACTCCACTTTCAACAACGTAATCATCACCATCACCAACGAGGTGGGTGATGTCATCAGCTGGTCGTCGGCCGGTAAGATGGGATTCCGTGGTTCGAAGAAGAATACGCCGTATGCCGCTCAGACGTCGGCCGCCGATTGCGCCAAGGTCGCTTACGACATGGGTCTGCGCAAGGTGAAGGTTTACGTCAAGGGTCCGGGTGCAGGCCGTGAGTCGGCCGTACGTACGATCCATGGTGCCGGTATCGAGGTGATGGAGATCATCGACGTCACTCCGCTGCCGCACAACGGCTGCCGTGCTCCCAACCGTCGTCGTGTATAAGGTACGGTTACGGAGAAAACAATTCACGATTCTTTAAATAGTCACAACAATGGGAAAATACATAGGACCTAAATCG is a genomic window containing:
- the infA gene encoding translation initiation factor IF-1; amino-acid sequence: MAKQAAIERDGTIIEALSNAMFRVELDNGHVLTAHISGKMRMHYIKILPGDKVKVEMTPYDLTKGRISFRYK
- the ykgO gene encoding type B 50S ribosomal protein L36, yielding MKVKASIKKRSEDCKIVKRKGKLYVICKKNPKFKMRQG
- the rpsM gene encoding 30S ribosomal protein S13, encoding MARIVGVDLPKNKRGEIGLTYIYGIGRSTARKILDAAGISYDVKVQDWTDDQVGAIRSQIAEMGIKVEGECRSMVQLNIKRLMDIGCYRGIRHRLGLPVRGQSTKNNARTRKGRKKTVANKKKATK
- the rpsK gene encoding 30S ribosomal protein S11; the protein is MAKKTGTVKKKVVKVGAVGNAYVHSTFNNVIITITNEVGDVISWSSAGKMGFRGSKKNTPYAAQTSAADCAKVAYDMGLRKVKVYVKGPGAGRESAVRTIHGAGIEVMEIIDVTPLPHNGCRAPNRRRV